A stretch of Xenopus laevis strain J_2021 chromosome 8S, Xenopus_laevis_v10.1, whole genome shotgun sequence DNA encodes these proteins:
- the eif3f.S gene encoding eukaryotic translation initiation factor 3 subunit F produces the protein MAAPGSLSASGSAMLHGPVVKVHPVVLAAIVDSFERRNEGAGRVIGTLLGTTDKHSVEVTNCFSVPHNESEDEVAVDMEFAKNMYELHKKVTSTEQIVGWYATGNDITEHSVLIHEYYSREATNPIHMTLDTSLQGSRMNIKAYISTPMGVPGKTMGIMFTPLTVQYVYYDTERIGVDLITKTSSNPTRSIGLASDLQQVGVAANRLQDSLSTVLQYAEDVLSGKVTADNTVGRFLMDLVNQVPKIEPEDFESMLNSNINDLLMVTYLANLTQSQIALNEKLLNL, from the exons ATGGCGGCTCCCGGCTCTCTGTCCGCGTCTGGTTCAGCCATGCTGCATGGTCCGGTGGTGAAGGTTCATCCGGTGGTGTTGGCCGCCATCGTGGACAGTTTTGAGAGGAGAAACGAAGGAGCTGGACGGGTTATTGGAACCCTTTTGG GAACCACTGACAAACACTCTGTGGAGGTGACAAACTGCTTCTCTGTCCCTCACAATGAGTCTGAGGATGAG GTGGCTGTTGACATGGAGTTTGCCAAGAACATGTACGAGCTGCATAAGAAAGTGACCTCTACTGAGCAGATTGTGGGCTG GTACGccacaggaaatgacatcacagaGCACTCGGTTCTCATCCACGAGTATTACAGCCGCGAGGCCACTAATCCCATTCACATGACGTTGGACACCAGCCTGCAGGGCAGCCGCATGAATATAAAGGCCTATATCAG CACCCCAATGGGAGTTCCCGGTAAAACGATGGGCATCATGTTCACCCCTCTCACTGTGCAGTACGTCTACTACGACACGGAGAGGATTGGAG TGGATCTGATCACAAAAACCAGCTCCAACCCCACCCGCTCCATTGGACTCGCCAGTGACCTCCAGCAGGTGGGGGTGGCGGCTAACAGACTGCAGGACTCGCTGAGCACCGTGCTACAGTATGCCGAGGATGTGCTG TCGGGGAAGGTGACGGCAGACAACACAGTCGGTCGCTTCCTGATGGATCTGGTGAATCAGGTGCCCAAGATTGAGCCGGAAGACTTTGAGTCCATGTTGAACAGCAACATTAAT GATCTTCTGATGGTCACTTACCTGGCCAACCTGACCCAGTCCCAGATCGCTCTGAACGAGAAACTCCTCAACCTGTAA
- the sdhc.S gene encoding succinate dehydrogenase cytochrome b560 subunit, mitochondrial yields the protein MAALFLRHAGRQCLRTQLSPLLGARHVVPMGTTAQQEMERFWNKNNRLSRPLSPHMTVYKWSLPMAMSIIHRGTGVAMSAGVSMFGLAALVLPGDFASYLELVKSLSLGPALIYSAKFALAFPLAYHTWNGVRHLIWDLGKGFKIPQLYQSGITVLALTLITAVGLAAM from the exons ATGGCGGCGTTGTTCTTGAG ACATGCAGGTCGGCAGTGCCTACGTACCCAGCTCTCACCTCTCCTGGGCGCTAGACA TGTTGTGCCAATGGGAACTACAGCCCAGCAGGAGATGGAACGTTTCTGGAACAAGAATAATCGCCTGAGCCGGCCTCTCTCCCCTCACATGACTGTTTATAA ATGGTCTTTGCCGATGGCCATGTCCATAATACACCGAGGCACGGGCGTTGCCATGAGCGCTG GGGTCTCCATGTTTGGGTTGGCCGCTCTAGTCCTGCCCGGGGACTTTGCATCTTATCTGGAGCTCGTCAAGTCTCTGAGTTTGGGACCGGCTCTGATTTACTCTGCAAAATTTGCCTTGGCTTTCCCTCTTGCATATCACACGTGGAACGGAGTCCGGCATTTG ATCTGGGACCTGGGTAAAGGCTTCAAGATCCCCCAACTCTATCAGTCTGGAATCACCGTCCTGGCTTTAACCCTAATAACGGCTGTTGGCCTTGCCGCCATGTGA